The Eptesicus fuscus isolate TK198812 chromosome 16, DD_ASM_mEF_20220401, whole genome shotgun sequence DNA window CCACTAATCTCAagaccccagctgctcccacgCAGAATGGAATCCACCCACCGATGCCTAGCTCGAGGACGGACGAAAGGGAATTCTTCCTGGCTTCTTATAACAaaaagaaggaagatggagagggcAATGTTTGGATTGCAAAGTCATCCTCCGGTGCCAAAGGTGAGTTGGCATTGCCGTCCCTTAGGATCCCAGTGCTTTGTGCAGCCGCACGCTAGACGTTAGTGATGTATTTAGATGAGTGACTCTTCTCATCTGAACCCTGGGGTTAGATAGCACAGTTAGTTACATAGTCTTAAATATTAATCTACATGCTGGAGACTTCTGCATGTACATCTCCATACATGTACTCTCCCGCTAGGTCTTTTCCTGTAAGCTCCGATCCAGTTGCACACTCTTGGGCATTTgtcccagagaaaagaaaatacattcatGTAAAACCTGTGTGTGATTGTTCacagaagctttattcataatagccccaaactggaagtaACTCAGATTACTTCAAAAGGTGAAAGATTAAGCAAACTTTGGTGAATCGATCCCACAggatactactcagcaatagaaGGGAATGAACTATTGCTAAAAACAACAACTTGGTTGAACCTGCAGGGAATTCTGCtgtgtgggaaaaaaaaaaaaaaaaaaaaaaaacaaaaaaaacccaccaattCCCAAAGGTCACATagtgtataattctatttatataacatttctgGAGTGACAAAGCTATAGAAATGGAGGACAGATTAGTGCTTGTCTGGAGTGTGTGATTGGAAGGGAGGCAGTTGtggttttaaaagagaaaattgaggGATCCATGCAATAATGAAACTGTTTAGAATGGACAAAGATACTTGCAAATCATGTCTCTTAAGAGGTGTCTGCATCCAGAATGTATGAAGAAGTTGCataatgcaataataaaaagacaaattaccCAATTAAGAAGTGAGCAAAGAATCTAAAtagaaatttctccaaagaagacatacagataagATATTCTATAAgaacatgaaaacaaaaaaacaaaaaatagaacatgaaaacatgctcaacattattaagcattaggaaaatgcaactcaaaaccacaatgagataccactttataccCACTAAAATGGCTATAATTATGAAGACAGATGACAGCAAGTGTTGGTAAGAATGTGAAAAAATTGGAACTCTCATATATtgggggaatgtaaaatggtgcatccATTTTGGGAAGCAGTTTGGTAGTttctaaaaagttaaacattaaattacttactattccactcctaggtatattccccagagaattgaaaatatatgtccacacaaaactttTATGCAGATTTtcctagcagcattattcataagagCCAAACAACAGTAGAAATAATATGTCTATTGAttggtgaatgaatgagcaaaatgtgaatatatccacacaatggaatattattctgtcATAGAGAGGAATGAAGCACTGccacatactacaacatggatgaaccttaaaaacatgatgctctgcctgggttgtgggctctatccccaatggggggcctgcgggaggcagccgatcaatggttctctctcatcattgatgtttcagtctctctttccctctcccttcctctctgaaatcaataaaaatatacttaaaaaataaaacatgatgctcaatttaaaaagccatacacaaaaaggctacatactggatgattccatttatatgaagcatCTAGAACAGGCAAATAAATCTATAGTAGATTAGTGTttgtcaggggctggggtgaggaaggaatggagaatgactgctaatggatGTAGGGTTTTcaggaggtgatgaaaatgttctaaaataaggTTGTAATGATAATTGctggaatatactaaaaaccattgacttGTACTCTGTAAAAGGGTGGGTTTTATGGCATGTAAGTTATATCAGTGAAGCTGTAAAAAAGGATATTGTATCATTTATTTAATGTTGATGGACACTTCGAATGTAGCCAATTTTTTTCTGTTACGGAACTGCAGGGAATCCACTTGCCCTTTTGTTTCTATGCCCTAGCCTTCCTGGTGTTTCCATAAGATAGGGTATTGACGTGGTCACAGGCAGGACGTCATCTTCATCACAGCAGGCCGTGATCCACAGGAGAGCGGCGTTTATTTAGGGTGCTTGGACCTTTACAGTGTCTTTAGAAGTGAAACTTCATGGTTGCAGCTGGCCAAGGCAGTGTTTACAACCCTGTATGGAGGAAAAGTTGAATGACCGTCGGGCtttggtgggtggaggggagagtgTGAGAGATTGGACCTGCGAAGGATGGAAAAAGAAGCGTGAGTAGGCCGACCAGAGCCTCCTGTCTGTGTTTTACTGCTGTCAGTGTTTCCTCCCTGGCTTTGCAGGGAGCGGCTCCTCTTGGGACGGACTGCACTAATTTTCGTTTTAATTTTATGGGTTAGGTGAAGGCATCCTCATCTCCTCGGACGCTGCCGAACTTCTGGATTTCATAGACAACCAGGGCCAGGTGCACGTGATCCAGAAATACCTCGAGCGCCCTCTGCTGCTGGAGCCGGGGCATCGCAAGTTCGACATTAGGTAATGCATCCATGTCCGTCTGAAGGAAATGCAGTGGTGTGTGAGGAGGAGGGTGAGGTGCAATGTGAGGAAGTGTTTGACTGTGTTTAATACGTTACCAACACTGAGCACAGCTGAATGAAACTGAGCTTCTGTATCTAATTCTCTATTTTTCctacaataattttctttctaaaaaatgttactaaaaaaaatgttactaagattatgtgggtttttttgtttgttcgtttactattttctttaatgaaaatgaCTTGTGGATCCAAAGGGAAGGGCATAAACATCTGGGCCTTGCACctggtgtggttcaattggtCCTCCCTTACactgaaaggttgagggttcaattcctggtcagggcacatgcctaggttgcaggttccgtccctggctggggcacatacaagaggcaaccaattgatgtttccctctcacattgatgtttctctttttttctctctctcttcctctctctaaaatcaataaacagactcccaggtgaggattaaaatataatacagccctagccggtttggctcagtggatagagcgttggccttcggactgaagggtcccaggttcaattccggtcaagggcatctaccttggttgtgggcacatccccagtggggggtgtgcaggaggcagctgatcgatgtttctctctcatcgatgtttctaactctctattcctctcccttcctctctgtaaaagatcaataaaatgtatttttaaaaataaataattaataatagtaatacatacatacatacatacatacatacatacatacataaatgggCCTTACAATGGGAGAGATATACAAGGAACTTGTAATTCAGACACAACAGATCATGTGACCTTGACAAATAATATTTCCTGACTTTATTTATGTCCTACCTTTTGAGGATTTCATGAACACATCTCAGGTTTGTGGACTTTATTTTCTGAGCAAAGAGCCTGGCAAGAAGAGGTGAGAGGCTTTCTAAAGCGGCATgaccctcagccccgcctgctttTGGCCTTGCTGTTGGCTCTTCAGAAAGGACTTGGTCTCAGCTGCCTTTATGTCAGGTCAGATTGAGGATGGACAATCTTCCtcttaaaattatgtaaaattacCAAACATGGCAAATGGAGGTTTCACAGATCAACCTTTAAAGTAAACCCATCCAATCTCTTCAAAATGCTGGCTCTTGAATGGACCAGAGTCCCCTTGTCATTGGTGGTGACATGTTTGGTTTGATCATTTCAGTGCTAGTCCACTGTCTCAGCTACTTGTTGTGGCCGGCCTTGAATGATTTAGAACCTACCTTCTTCCTCTACTTCCCGCCAAGAAAAGCAAGGTGTGGGGATGATATAGATACTTGATATGAAGGAACTTGGGAGGACTTGAGTAACTGTTTTTGTTGACTTGCAGAAGCTGGGTCTTGGTGGATCACCAGTATAATATCTACCTCTATCGAGAGGGCGTGCTGCGGACCGCATCAGAACCGTATCATGTTGATAATTTTCAAGACAAAACCTGCCACTTGACCAATCACTGCATTCAAAAGGAATATTCAAAGAACTATGGGAAGTAtgaagaagggaatgaaatgttCTTTGAGGAGTTCAATCAGTACCTGACCAGTGCTTTGAACATTACCTTGGAGAATACTATCTTAGTACAAATCAAACATATTATAAGGTAACCTAAAGTGTATCTTTTTAGTTATATGTGTCTTGGAGAAGCTTTGAGAGTGTGTGCCTTTCAAGGAATTATTCCACTTAAGTTGTctaatttaaagacaaaattcttttgtaatatttctttattatccttttaatatttGTAGGATCTCTAATGATGTCACTGCTTTCATTCCTTATAGTGGTAGTTTAtatcttctctctttatttcttggatTGATTGGATTGGCTAAAGGCTTATCAGTTTTGTTAATATTCTCAAAAAATCAGTTTTTTGCTTGACTGATTATCTctattgtttttggttttgttttctttgatttatgctgtttattatttccttctgcttttgggaggtgtttaattttttttttctagtttctttgtgAAAGGTTagatcattgatttgagagacttcattttttaaaaatataagaatttgccctagctggtttggctcagcagatggagcatcaacctgtggacagaagggtcccaggttcgattttggtcaagggcacatgcccatgtggcatgcttgatccccagtagtggccgtgcaggaggaagccaatcaatgattctcttattatTGCTCTTTCTAtcgctttcctttcctctctgaaatcaataaatatatgtttttttataataaaaattaaaatataagcatTTAATGCTATCAGTTTTCCTCTAAATACTCAGTAGCCATACCTCCAGATTTTGCTatgttgtgtggttttttttttcattttattaaaataatttctggttTCTCTTGTGATTTTATATTTGACTCATGTGTTATTAGAAACTTTtgcttaatttccaaatattaggGGATTTTTCCAGATATCTT harbors:
- the TTL gene encoding tubulin--tyrosine ligase, with the protein product MFTFVVRDENSSVYAEVSRLLVASGHWKRLRRDNPRFNLMLGERNRLPFGRLGHEPGLVQLVNYYRGADKLCRKASLVKLIKTSPELAESCSWFPESYVIYPTNLKTPAAPTQNGIHPPMPSSRTDEREFFLASYNKKKEDGEGNVWIAKSSSGAKGEGILISSDAAELLDFIDNQGQVHVIQKYLERPLLLEPGHRKFDIRSWVLVDHQYNIYLYREGVLRTASEPYHVDNFQDKTCHLTNHCIQKEYSKNYGKYEEGNEMFFEEFNQYLTSALNITLENTILVQIKHIIRSCLLSVEPAISTRHLPYQSFQLFGFDFMVDEELKVWLIEVNGAPACAQKLYAELCQGIVDIAISSVFPPPDAEPQQSQPAAFIRL